DNA sequence from the Penaeus monodon isolate SGIC_2016 unplaced genomic scaffold, NSTDA_Pmon_1 PmonScaffold_1852, whole genome shotgun sequence genome:
gaccctgaggagtggactgttcttatccccaacataatccaggcttaccatggccagtaatgaaaacatatccccactattaggggcaatcaggcttgcccctttatcaaatagccccaacgatgtaaacccacccgattccctgaccccaggctctcctttgaccacggctccgaacactgcaataactaccccctcatcaatgcctactagtacagttgccaacaatcaacccttaaggaacatttccactctcccagcatgctcaacttcaacacctctacccccacaacctccaacatcaatcaccccatcctcccttattaataccttacagccttattgcccacctctccataacactacctccctcaacactactccatcttcgtcacacccccgcccttctactacccctatctctacaacaatcttgaatactctctttagcacagccaaatgggactgatttttcgtgttccctcccacagctccctactctgacaacagccttctcttccaacaatgtccaaaaacaagtaggtaaagtctctttccgtagccgacccgaccactcccgtcttgtcacagtaacatccaaaaaccaagctatagcattaacaaaactaactgacctatatggtaaccccatccttgcagaaccccatccaaccctcaatacttgtaccggaacagtttcaatctcccagcaaattgcccaatctatgacaagattggtcagattgtgtagaagacctacttgcctgtctcacagactatgtatcaacatcagtacaatgctactccattcccccagaggtcatcgaaagaacccactaacatagccaaaattaccttccatagacatgaccttcccttttacttatacataggaggagaatccctccctgttcgtccataccaacctcctccatgtcagtgccaaaattgttggcgtctaggacacccagccaaacattgccgttccacagccagatgcccactatgtgcccaacctggccatacccgatctaactgctctgcacaatcacgcacatgtgtgccaactgtggcggcccccataatgtattttataagggctgtcccacctacaaatttgagtctgaggtagcaactctcagattcaaacttggactcacactacgtgaagccagacaggaagcacatcgacatggtttctctcttactccttaccccagtaatactgctcattctaccaattctcctaaacccaccccccctacatctaactccccctcttctacctcctaccttccccagtcaaactcttttgccatcccaaacccagacactccaatctctactacagatactccaatcaccactacaaccccaacaccttcccctttccctcctcgcactacccgtaacagacagaacaaacgttccaccccctcttcccctaccacacaatcacctccaccttcctttgcccctacgcttgagacaccaatcctctcttccccccctcacaagaaatcctttatcccccaaaactccccaaccaactcctcagaagaaactattgaaaatattcaagattacttaatgaaaacagacactcaacctccaaatcttacaactcctactccttccacactccaagtaactgctgatatccatcctcctcctaatgatattactattactactcttcatccttattgttctCCTCCCAACAGTAATACCTATCTTCATACCACCCCATCTTTCTCCCACCCTCATTcttactgcttccacctctgcaaaccttttgagtaccctttttgggTACTCAGCCAAGTgggataatttttttgtaattctccCCTATAGCCCTGTGCTCTGACAATACCCCTCTCTTCCaataatgtctccaaaaacaagtaggcaaagtttccttttgcTGTCGTTCCATTTGTtcatgccttgtcacagttacatctgagtcctaAGCTCGTATACTATATACCCTGACTAACCTTCCTGCCCAACTTCACTCCTTCTTTAATACTTTTACTGGAACCGTTTCCATCTTTCCGTTTGATTGTCTTGTCTttgacaaggactggtcagactgtggaaACGACTTGCTCACATGCCTTGTCGACTATAATGCAGTACTACACTATTCCTCGCAGAGGCCAATGTAAATCCTACAcaaatattgccaagattagcttctgtAGACATGACTTCCCTCAttaagtttatattggtggagtgtcctgccctGTCTGACCATATCAAACTCTACCCCattaatgtcagaaatgttgatgttttggccacccagccacAGTAGCTCCCCAGCCAGCTGCCCCTTAtttgcccaacctggtcatgacttttcaaattgctctgctcagtcatGCAGATGTACCAAAGGTGGTGGCtcacataatgtattttataggagctgtcTCCTCCAATCCCTTGCTCTTTGTTtctgtgggggggcttaggaggcagagactgagCCTATGTAGGGATcgccctgccttggacctcagcctttgcctcaactaattttgcaggatcttttcatctccctctttcctttgccttctcttcttcatccccttcttctatccacttatccaaatcgttaactcatatttactctttttgccacaatactttaccataatgttGTGTAACCTTTGATGTTCTTCCATTTTGACCACTGACCAccctggaaatccacaaacattgccttactGAACTAAAGAATCTTTACCAGGGGCTTTGACCCCAAGCCCCAGCCTAATGCTATATTTTGTGTActccactaatgaccttagattcagcagaaaaaattcaataaatgaatgaatataggagctgccctgcctacaagctcgaatctgaggtagcagttctcagattcaaactaggcctcattCTATGTGAGGACAGACAAGTAGCATGCTgatgaggtttttctctttctacttattcCAAAATTGTACTGCGCTCtgctcctctcccatcttctcatGAAGTCTCAGCTCTActagtatctcttccctctacccagaactatcctatctatattttctctttcccctagtCAAActccttttccagtctaaatcaagatactccaatctctaccacttacCTGGTGCCTACCCCTACTTCTCACTTTAACTGTGCACCATATAATCTAAACATTCCACTCTAAATGTTCTAAtgcatcctctcctacacccacctctccctctgctcctcagacacctattccctcttctcctccacataagaaaacctttgtttctcagacctccccaaccaacTTCCCTCCAGAAGCTCTTGAAGACATCATAAAGTTCCAcaaacatgacccaagagaatcCTCTACTTCCTCATCTACCCTCTAATTCCTCTATTCCTATTcactctacattcaaagtatttgtcgatatccatccttctccttctcaagtTCTccgtactcctcttcctcccaatcacccaaaaaacacctcatcctctcctcctccatgtgcatcaccattccctctttcttcccccattatccttaccagtCCTACCTAGATGCTCACGTGACACTCTTACGTCACAACAATGTCCTTCTCCAGATCCTTCCCCTCCTGACTTTCTTCCCTATACTTAACCACCTTCCTTTGTTCCCATATCTTATCCTCTGGATTCATCCTTCTTCCTACAGTATAACTCTCCTTTCCTCAGACACTTACTCTTCATTTGATCTGATCACCCTATACCTTTAGCCTCATCCCCTTTTACAAATCCTCACCATATTCCATTTGCTCCCCCCTATACCTTTTTCACTACCATTCTATCCTACAGCATTCTGCAACTTTTGACATCTAACATATTTTATCCTGATCATTAATTCATTTCCACCCTTTTTGCCTCAATATTTTACCATAgagctatatgacctttgatctagcacatttatttattctaacCATTTCCATTAACCATTCCTAAGATGTAagctgaaaggataaaaggcaGACTTTGGGGCAGTTCTGAGCAGCTTCAGGAAGCCATGGGCACAAACTCCCCTGTTTAGTAATCTAGCCCTTACTCTTCATGGGAACCCTGAGGGATAAACCACTTCTCTTCCCCACATACCCCAGGTTTACCTTGGCCAATGATGATTTTTTACCTTTATAAGGGGCATTGAGGTTTGCACCTTTATCAACTAGCCCCACTTACTTAACTTTTCCGGTTCCCCAACCCCTGGCTCTCCCTGGATCAAGACTCTGAACATTGAACACTGCTACACTACCACCTCCTTGATACTTGTCATCTCAGTCCATTCCAAATCACCCACCCAGGTCATTAATAAACCTTTAATAAACATTCCTTCCACTTGCCCAACATCCAACACATCATCTCATCCTCCACAGTCTTTTcaatccccttctcccttattactactctctaactttaccatagtgctacatgacctttgatgtgtagcacatttatttattttaaccatgagtcttcatccttattgtcctacccccctccccaacagtactacctcactccacaccactccctcttcctcctatcctcaTCCTTCTACTGCTTCTTTTCTGTGAACCTTTTCAGTATTCTTTTTAGCCCATCCAAGTTGGTTGATatttttgtgattccccctacagccccttactctgaaaTTACCTCTTTTTCCAACAATGTCTCAAAAAATAAttggcaaagtttccttctgcaTCTGTTCCATCCATTCATGCCTTGTCACAATTACATCTGAGCCCCAAGCTCATGCATCATCTACCCTGACTGATATCACTGGCAGACCTATTCCTGCCTACCCTCACTTTttaatacttgtactggaactgtttccatctccctgCCTGATTGCCCTGTCTACAACAAGAATTGGTCAGCTTACCTGCCTCATTGACTGTGATGCAGTATCAatacagtgctacactattcccccTTAGTGGCTGCTACAAGATTACCATCAGTAGATATTACCTTCAACAGACAACACTTCcacccatgaagtttatattggtggagagTCCTGCCCTGCCAACCACTGTTACTCCACAGCCAGctgtgtgcccaacctggtcatgaccatTTCAATTGCTttgtacagacatacacatttGCCAGTTGTAGTAACTcccttaatgtattttataggagctgccctgcctacaattttgagtctgaggtagcagttctcagattcacaCTTGGTCTCACACTATGCAAGACCAGACAGGAAGCAAACTAATGAGTGCATCTTTACTCCCAGCACCAACACTGTTTCTtgctccattcctcttccttcttccccagaTGTCTCTGCAactcccccagtatctcttcccctTGCACCTTACCCACCTATGTCTACCCCTTCTCTCTGACTTATTAATTTGTCTTTccaaatccagatactccaatttgtgtgtgtgtgtgtgtatatatgtatatattatatatatatatatatatatatatatatacatatatatacatatatacatatatatacatatatatacatatatatatacatatacatatatatacatatatatacaaacatatatatatatacatatatacatatatacatatatatatacatatatatatatatatatatatatatatatatatatatatatatatatacacacacatgtatatacataatctatttatacatacatatgtatatgtgtgtgtgtgtgtgtgtgtgtgtgtgtgtgtgtgtgtgtttgtgttttgtgtgtgtttgtgtgtgtgtgtgtgcatgtagataggtaatgtctatggagctagtaagatcctagttgcacactccttttagtgggtcgtgtagcatggttggtttagcactgacctccggtttcatacccagagtgacctaggtttgggTCTTGGTCAGggtgggttgttatttatcgatatcagtgcgacattgcattattctatctttcataaatatacctcagtacaactgacttaggatttgaattactaaatcaatttccactgagtgcccacggggagtgagcgtaaaacttatCTATCGTTACTCaattatgagtagataggtaatgtctatggagctagtaagatcctagtggcacactccttttaatgggtcgtgtggcattgttggtttagcactggccaccagtttcatacccggagtgacctaggttcgagtcctggtcagggagggttgttatttatacacacacacacactcacacacacacacacacacaccacacacacacacaccacacacacacacatatatatatatgtatatgaatttgtttatatatgtgtgtgtgtgtgtgtgtgtgtatatatatacatatatataaataatatatattatatatatataatatatatgtgtgtgtgtgtgtgtgtgtgtgtgtgtgtgtgtgtgtgtgtgtgtgtgtgtgtgtgtatgtgtgtgtgtgtgtgtgtgtgtatgtgtatgtgtgtgtgtatgtgtgtgtatgtgtatgtgtgtgtgtgcgtgtgcatgcgcatgttcttgcgcgtgtgcgtgtgcgatacacatatatgtatttacatatacatacagatagcttatatacatatgatttatgtatatacccATATGCACTATATGCATGATTATGTATCTGTAGAGATATCTAGTTGGATATTGATaagtgatgattgtaataatgttatgtttatgtatatatgggttttgatatggatatatatatatatttcagttttttttttctctctttttctttttcttatatatgcttATGATTAAATCCTTACAGGACACAAAATGAAGCCAGAATCAGCCACAGTGAATTGTCATCTCAGTAATGAAGACTGAATATATAATCTACAGTATATTGAGCCAGAggttttattattgattgtttaGAAGCAATGACTTAATATCTCAAACTAGCAAAAAACTTCCATATCAAGGACAGTTAACATCTGCAAAACTATAAAATATGGCTCTATTAAATCACCTTAAAGGAGATTacagaaaagaacaagaacgCCTTGATACGTTTATAAATTGGCCTCTGCCATGGCTCTCCCCTGAAGAGTTAGCAGCAGATGGTTTTTACTATCTTGGAAGAAATGAccaatgtgtatgcgtgttttgtCGAGGAATTCTCATGAAATGGGAGGAGGGTGATTCTCCGAGGGGGGAGCACACACGTTTCTATCCCAATTGTCCATTCATTAATAACAAACCAGTTGGGAACATACCTTTGGTCAGTGATGGTAAGCTCATGAATTATGCCTCATGTAACAATCCTCCAAAAGCAAGTAATTCTATTTCAGAGCCAGATCATAAAGGAAACAATGCAAATAATTCAGGAGACAATGAAATAGGCTTGATCCCTAAAGTCATTAAGGACCCTGATAATACGCTTGACATGAGGAATGAAAAATATCGCCTGAAATCATTTGAAAAGTGGCCATTGGATTGGTTATCCCCCGCTTCCTTAGCAGCTGATGGCTTTTTTTATCTTGGAATAAATGATTACTGTAAATGTGTTTTTTGTAAGCAGATAATAGGGAAATGGGAGACAGGTGATACACCAAAAGgagagcataaaaaatataattcacgTTGTGCATTTATCTTGGGAAAACCAGTTGGTAATATTCCACTGTAGAAATTGCAATAACAAATTCCATTTCTTTGTAATCTGATGTTGTGTAACCATCTTAACTACAATGTAAAAACATTTGCAGTCtctaatgaagaaaatatatgttaCATGTTTCATTACTTAGGTCAGTGGCTCTCAGCACCTTTCATAGCAAATGAATAAATCTTTATTTACAACTAAGTCCAGCCTCTCCTGCAGTAGTGTACACATAAGGCATGAGTTTACTTGTGCAAATAAATAGATTGGAGCTGTAAGTATTGttttgcattttccccttttcatttattgATGCATACAGTTATTGATCACAGCTGATTTTCAGATCCTTTAACTagagaaaaataatttcatcAAGCCactcaacaaataatatatatatatatatatatatatatatatatatatatatatattatatatatatatatatatacatatacacacacacacacaaatgcacacgcacgcacgcacacacacacgcacacgcacacacacacacacacacacacacacacacacacacacacacatgcacacacacacacacacacatgcacacacacacacacatgcacacacacacacacatgcacacacacacacacacacacacaccacacacacacacacacacacacacacacacacacacacacacacacacacacacacacgtgtgtgtgtgtgtgtgtgtgtgcatatgcatatgcatatatatatatatatatatgcatatatatatatatatatatgcatatatatatatatatatatatatatatatatatatatatatatgtgtgtgtgtatatatataatatatatatatatatatatatatatataatatgtgtgtgtgtgtgtgtgtgtgtgtgtatatataatatatcatatatatatatatatatatattatatatacatatacatatacatatacatatacatatacatatacatatacatatacaaacacacaaacacacacacacacacacacacacacacacacacacacacacacacacacacacacacacacacacaacaaatatgtatacatacatacaatgcacacagagatacatacacgtgtgtgagtgtgtgtgtgtgttatatacatatacatatatatatatatacatatatatatatatatatatgtatatatatatatatatacatatatatatatatacatatatatatatatatatatatatatacacatatatatgcatatatacacacacagacacacacacacacacacacacaccacacacacacacacaacacacacacacacatacatacatacacacacacatacatacacacacatacacacacacacacgcacacgcgcacgacacacacacacacacacacacacacaccacacacacaccacacacacacacacactcacactcacactcacactcacacacacacacacacactatacatacattttgttgtgtatatatatatatatatatatatattatatatatatatata
Encoded proteins:
- the LOC119569763 gene encoding baculoviral IAP repeat-containing protein 7-like, with translation MALLNHLKGDYRKEQERLDTFINWPLPWLSPEELAADGFYYLGRNDQCVCVFCRGILMKWEEGDSPRGEHTRFYPNCPFINNKPVGNIPLVSDGKLMNYASCNNPPKASNSISEPDHKGNNANNSGDNEIGLIPKVIKDPDNTLDMRNEKYRLKSFEKWPLDWLSPASLAADGFFYLGINDYCKCVFCKQIIGKWETGDTPKGEHKKYNSRCAFILGKPVGNIPL